The Antarcticibacterium flavum genome contains the following window.
GCTATTGAATTTTAAGAAAATTTTATGCATACTTCCTTCCAGCTATGAAAGTACAAAACCTCAACAAATAAACACCCAAATTCTTATGAAAACTCATCAAACCTTTGTTAAAGTAAGATATGCAGAGACAGACCAAATGGGGGTGGTCCATCATGGGAATTACGCGCAATATCTTGAAATGGCCCGTATTGACTGGCTTGCCCAATTTGATGTCTCTTATCGTCAAATGGAGAAGGATGGGATCATGCTGCCTGTTTACTCCATGGAATTCACTTTTATAAAGCCTGCCGGTTTTGATGATATTTTAAAAATAGAAACAAGGTTGAAGGATTTTCCTACAGCTAAGATCGAGTTCGGATATTCCATCTACAATCCACAAGAAGAATTGATAACA
Protein-coding sequences here:
- a CDS encoding acyl-CoA thioesterase, translating into MKTHQTFVKVRYAETDQMGVVHHGNYAQYLEMARIDWLAQFDVSYRQMEKDGIMLPVYSMEFTFIKPAGFDDILKIETRLKDFPTAKIEFGYSIYNPQEELITRASTTLVFMDAKSKRPMRCPQYILDKIKED